The sequence agtgttatggtttaatacttagtgtttagtctccatgttatcagagtgttatggtctaatacttagtgtttagtctccatgttatcagagtgttatggtctaatacttagtgtttagtctccatgttatcagagtgttatggtctaatacttagtgtttagtctccatgttatcagagtgttatggtctaatacttagtgtttagtctccatgttatcagagtgttatggtttaatacttagtgtttagtctccatgttatcagagtgttatggtttaatacttagtgtttagtctccatgttatcagagtgttatggtctaatacttagtgtttagtctccatgttatcagagtgttatggtctaatacttagtgtttagtctccatgttatcagagtgttatggtctaatacttagtgtttagtctccatgttatcagagtgttatggtttaatacttagtgtttagtctccatgttatcagagtgttatggtctaatacttagtgtttagtctccatgttatcagagtgttatggtttaatacttagtgtttagtctccatgttatcagagtgttatggtttaatacttagtgtttagtctccatgttatcagagtgttatggtctaatacttagtgtttagtctccatgttatcagagtgttatggtctaatacttagtgtttagtctccatgttaccTGAAATAGGTCAAACAAGAGGTCATAAATGAGGTCTACTGCCTTACTACAGATATAAAGGTCTACTTTAGGTCTAACATTAGGCCTGACTACAGATATAAGCACTACCTGATGTATAGCATTAGGCCTACTGCCTGACTACAGGTATTAGACCTACTTTGGGTCTAACATTAGACCTACATCCTGACAACAGGTATAAAGGATTATATATCTATTTTAAGCCTCTGAATAAATGTATTTTCTGGTTTAATGGTTAACTCAGTCATCAAAATGTTTCTTTGTTTCTTCATTGAGTGTCTATAGGTCTCTTAAGGTGTTGCTATTTAAGGTGAACACCTCAAAGAAGCTGAATATTTTCCATTGACGTCACGTTGGTATGAAACCTGTTTACCTCGATGCTAGACCCTCCTCTTCCTGTCACACAAAAATTGTTTCAGAGAAATGAGACCACGAGCTGAAAACTTTCCACTCGATCGAACCAATCGCTGCTCGTATGTCCTTTCATGGTAAAGTACATCTAGTCATGAACACGGAAATACGCAGCAAAGACCTTGTTACTCAAAGACCCAGCTACTCTCTTACAgtcaccatcagaccatcagacctcccgatttgtaagtcgctctggataagagcgtctgctaaatgacttaaataaataaataaaatcagacCACCAGATGGAcaggctgtgtgtctctctgattGCATTCTTATGTGAGTAACTTTTTTTACTGGGCCTTTTAGCTGGATGATAGATGATTTCTTTATGTGGTTTTATTATTTACCAGATTTGTTATCTTATTATTGTGATATTGTGATGACTGTGGTAAAGACATGACGAGAAGTTTATGATGTCAAAGTGACATTCTGTGAttcatcctaacactgttcctctgTTACCTGTAGGTGCTAtttcctccagtcagttcatcctaacactgttcctctgttacctgtaggtgctgtttcctccagtcagttcatcctaacactgttcctctgTTACCTGTAGGTGCTAtttcctccagtcagttcatcctaacactgttcctctgctacctgtaggtgctgtttcctccagtcagttcatcctaacactgttcctctgctacctgtaggtgctgtttcctccagtcagttcatcctaacactgttcctctgttacctgtaggtgctgtttcctccagtcagttcatcctaacactgttcctctgctacctgtaggtgctgtttcctccagtcagGATGGGATCTCTGCAACAGAGGTGGAGCTGagagtcagaccaggagacaacaTCACTCTCTACTGTGACTGTAACATAACTACTGGAGTATACACTGTGTGGTATAGGAACTGTTCTCACAAGTACCAGCCTCCTCTAGTTTTTTCAACTAAGTTTTTAagttccatctctctacctggatATAATGTGGTGTGGAACCCCTCTAACAACTCCTATGATCTACTGATTGAGAACATCACTGAATCTGATCTGGGACTCTACTACTGTGGGACTATGGAGACTAACATGGTTGGAGAAGGAAAACTAATTAAACAGAAAGAGTTGTACCACTATGGAAACATCACCACTAGGATTTCACTTGGTAAGAACAGTTATTATTCTGTCTTTATCTTCCTGCTGTATCTTTGGTATTGGTTTCTTTGAACGAGAGTTACGCTAAAGAAAATGTATCTTATTTTGAATCAACCATCTGAGACTAATCTAAACTCATAAAATGTCTCCTCAAATTCATGTTTAAACAACCAAGAGTCATGATTAACAATATATTTTTGAGAAGGTCTTGATTTGTTTCTGAGTGTAGTTCTGTTTATGTTTAATGTTTTGTCCAGAAACCAGTCCTCctgagtcctcctcctcctcccctcctcctgtaGACTGTGGTCTGTGTTGGATGTTGCTGTTCAGTCTGTGTCCTgtgtctgctctcctctcctctctcctctcctccgcctgTGTCTACTCCTTCTGCAGAACAACAGGTAAacttactctctcactctctctgtcaggATTCACTTATCACTCATTCATGTTTTAAGTCTGGGTACCTACGTTTTTAACCTTTTTTAAAGCATTTTGACCACAATAAGTAAACATCTACTAACGTTTAACTGATATGTCCTAGTTTAACCTGAAACTTGTTGTTTTAATGGTGATAACTCTTCCTCTGCAGCTCCAGCTGAGACTCAGGTTCCTCTGAACAGAACCACCACCAGGGGAAGTGACAGCAGAGAGCAGACTACAGTCGAAGTGGGTGTTGTAGTTTTATTATGGGTAGCCATCTTGATTTGTAGTCCATGTATTAGGTAACCCTGCCCTTTTCAAAGAGTTTTTTTCATGCCAATTATAGTCATTAATAACAGTAGATATATATTATATCAAAACATGTTgtaaaatattaattttcacatatCACTAATATTAAAATATAACATATtagctctcactctctgtctttctcttggcctctttctctgtctctctctctttctctttctctctgtctctgtctctgtctctgtcttggtttctttctctgtctgtctctctctcatcgtTGGATATCCGTCAGGAACAGAGGagaccaaagaagaagaagagagtcCAGAACTCTGACTTCAGTACCTActcagccatcaataccagcagagtgtgagacctataccatccatcaataccagcagagtgagacctataccatccatcaataccagcagagtgagacctataccatccatcaataccagcagactgagacctataccagccatcaataccagcagagtgaaacctataccatccatcaataccagcagagtgtgagacctataccatccatcaataccaacagagtgagacctata is a genomic window of Salmo trutta unplaced genomic scaffold, fSalTru1.1, whole genome shotgun sequence containing:
- the LOC115187400 gene encoding uncharacterized protein LOC115187400, coding for MDRLCVSLIAFLCAVSSSQDGISATEVELRVRPGDNITLYCDCNITTGVYTVWYRNCSHKYQPPLVFSTKFLSSISLPGYNVVWNPSNNSYDLLIENITESDLGLYYCGTMETNMVGEGKLIKQKELYHYGNITTRISLETSPPESSSSSPPPVDCGLCWMLLFSLCPVSALLSSLLSSACVYSFCRTTAPAETQVPLNRTTTRGSDSREQTTVEEQRRPKKKKRVQNSDFSTYSAINTSRV